A window of Roseburia hominis A2-183 genomic DNA:
CCGGTGCCGTCCGCCAGATCCGGAACCTGTGCCAGACCCTTGATGGCAAATACGAGTACAAAAGTGCCGACAGCCTCGCTTAAGATATTGCGCGGGATGTTGCGCACTGCAGGTGCCGTACAGAACACGCCGCGCTTCGTTGACGCGTCTTCCGTTGCGTCAAACTGATCTTTGAACAGCAGATATACAAGGCATGCGCCGCAGAAAGCACCAGCCAGCTGTGCCACAATATATCCCGGTACCATGCTCCATGCAAAACTGCCGTCAGCAGCAAGCGCGATGGTCAATGCAGGGTTAAAGCTTGCGCCGGATGCCGCGCCGAAGATAAAGGCGGGAACCAGTACGGCAAGACCCCAGGCAAGTGTGATCTGGACTGCACCGGCACCTTTCATGCCGGATTTGTTCAGGTTGACATTGGCAACAACACCGTCACCTAACAGGATGAGGATCATGGTGCCGACAAACTCTGCAATATATGGTGTCATAATAAATACCCCCTCTTAG
This region includes:
- a CDS encoding MIP/aquaporin family protein, translating into MTPYIAEFVGTMILILLGDGVVANVNLNKSGMKGAGAVQITLAWGLAVLVPAFIFGAASGASFNPALTIALAADGSFAWSMVPGYIVAQLAGAFCGACLVYLLFKDQFDATEDASTKRGVFCTAPAVRNIPRNILSEAVGTFVLVFAIKGLAQVPDLADGTGKFLVFAIIVSVGMSLGGLTGYAINPARDLGPRLAHAVLPIQGKGSSDFGYGLVVPIVGPILGALAAVLVYGLIF